The Neodiprion virginianus isolate iyNeoVirg1 chromosome 5, iyNeoVirg1.1, whole genome shotgun sequence genome contains a region encoding:
- the LOC124305331 gene encoding tetraspanin-3-like → MARTVTCLRYFLLAYVILLGISGIIVSVGSGIFIYQLKQYRPLTPDDVCGSSITLLIMGLVTCLLGWGGWHIVDSTHRVQVICFAVVLGTVAFVEAGTGIWAVIKHEQIDPLRTSDHETAFALATTDEKSTWDRMQIRLGCCGIDGPADYRILDSVPWSCCDTSSVENPEAVASGTCTTMYSRGCLHFVVNRTRSILLHVFLLALCSVLLQVCGVICACFFARAIKEGAARRRRDILSLSGMRNSRNASPMRNASSTGVDSQLVVKPRVPPRRKT, encoded by the exons ATTTCTGGCATCATCGTCTCCGTAGGATCTGGGATATTTATTTACCAGCTGAAACAGTACCGGCCCTTGACTCCGGACGATGTCTGCGGGTCGTCGATCACCCTCCTGATCATGGGTCTGGTCACTTGTCTCCTTGGATGGGGGGGATGGCACATCGTCGATTCGACTCACAGGGTGCAAGTCATATGT TTTGCCGTGGTTTTGGGCACGGTCGCCTTCGTGGAAGCCGGCACCGGAATATGGGCTGTGATTAAGCACGAACAGATCGACCCTTTACGTACTTCCGACCACGAGACGGCCTTCGCTCTTGCTACAACCGACGAAAAATCCACATGGGATCGGATGCAAATAAGG CTGGGCTGTTGCGGCATCGATGGACCCGCCGACTACAGGATCCTGGACTCCGTTCCTTGGTCCTGCTGCGACACATCCTCGGTAGAAAATCCAGAAGCCGTTGCCAGTGGCACTTGTACCACGATGTATTCCAGAGGATGCTTACACTTCGTTGTTAACCGAACGCGTTCCATTCTCCTTCACGTTTTCCTACTCGCACTTTGCTCCGTTCTCCTCCAG GTTTGCGGGGTGATATGCGCGTGTTTCTTTGCTCGAGCGATAAAGGAGGGCGCTGCAAGAAGACGTCGTGATATCCTGTCGCTTAGCGGGATGAGAAACTCCCGGAATGCATCGCCTATGCGAAATGCATCCAGTACAGGGGTGGATTCTCAGCTGGTGGTTAAACCCCGAGTACCGCCAAGACGAAAGACGTAG
- the LOC124305335 gene encoding CD63 antigen-like isoform X2, producing the protein MSCACECIRWLLFLFNFIFSLVGLVLLGFGVWIHLELDDYQKISETVGAPAIALIILGSIIFVIAFFGCCGTIRENHCMVVTFAVFLLAILIIQIAIGVWAFLIYKDVGTDEWTQDIATTYKDLFAKYWSSENEKAVIDVVQSNLNCCGIASSEDYTNRSYFTNSTAIPWSCCGNAENANCVSSSTVYQKGCLDSLEEFFGSFAKIIGGIAIGVAATELVGIIFALCLANSIRNDDRRGYRV; encoded by the exons ATGAGTTGCGCGTGTGAGTGCATAAGATGGCTACTTTTCCTCTTCAACTTTATATTCTCG CTGGTCGGTTTAGTCCTTCTTGGATTTGGCGTTTGGATACATCTGGAATTGGACGACTACCAAAAAATTAGCGAAACCGTCGGAGCTCCAGCAATCGCGCTGATAATCCTCGGCTCGATAATATTCGTAATCGCATTCTTCGGATGCTGCGGAACAATAAGGGAGAATCACTGCATGGTTGTAACG TTCGCCGTCTTCCTTCTCGCTATCCTGATCATCCAAATCGCCATCGGTGTATGGGCCTTCCTCATATACAAGGATGTCGGTACCGACGAGTGGACACAGGACATCGCCACCACTTACAAAGACTTATTCGCGAAATACTGGTCCAGCGAAAATGAAAAGGCCGTTATCGACGTGGTACAGAGCAAT TTGAATTGCTGCGGAATAGCTTCATCCGAGGACTACACCAATCGTTCCTACTTCACCAACAGCACCGCCATCCCCTGGAGTTGCTGCGGAAATGCTGAGAATGCCAATTGCGTATCATCGTCAACGGTATACCAAAAAGGTTGTCTCGACTCTCTGGAGGAATTCTTCGGCAGCTTCGCAAAGATCATTGGCGGAATTGCCATCGGCGTTGCTGCAACTGAG TTGGTCGGAATAATATTCGCCCTGTGTTTGGCGAACTCGATCAGGAACGACGACCGAAGAGGCTACAGGGTGTAA
- the LOC124305335 gene encoding CD63 antigen-like isoform X1, producing the protein MSCGISCIKYLLFIFNFVFVLVGLVLLGFGVWIHLELDDYQKISETVGAPAIALIILGSIIFVIAFFGCCGTIRENHCMVVTFAVFLLAILIIQIAIGVWAFLIYKDVGTDEWTQDIATTYKDLFAKYWSSENEKAVIDVVQSNLNCCGIASSEDYTNRSYFTNSTAIPWSCCGNAENANCVSSSTVYQKGCLDSLEEFFGSFAKIIGGIAIGVAATELVGIIFALCLANSIRNDDRRGYRV; encoded by the exons ATGAGCTGCGGAATATCGTGTATCAAGTACCTCCTCTTCATATTCAACTTTGTCTTTGTC CTGGTCGGTTTAGTCCTTCTTGGATTTGGCGTTTGGATACATCTGGAATTGGACGACTACCAAAAAATTAGCGAAACCGTCGGAGCTCCAGCAATCGCGCTGATAATCCTCGGCTCGATAATATTCGTAATCGCATTCTTCGGATGCTGCGGAACAATAAGGGAGAATCACTGCATGGTTGTAACG TTCGCCGTCTTCCTTCTCGCTATCCTGATCATCCAAATCGCCATCGGTGTATGGGCCTTCCTCATATACAAGGATGTCGGTACCGACGAGTGGACACAGGACATCGCCACCACTTACAAAGACTTATTCGCGAAATACTGGTCCAGCGAAAATGAAAAGGCCGTTATCGACGTGGTACAGAGCAAT TTGAATTGCTGCGGAATAGCTTCATCCGAGGACTACACCAATCGTTCCTACTTCACCAACAGCACCGCCATCCCCTGGAGTTGCTGCGGAAATGCTGAGAATGCCAATTGCGTATCATCGTCAACGGTATACCAAAAAGGTTGTCTCGACTCTCTGGAGGAATTCTTCGGCAGCTTCGCAAAGATCATTGGCGGAATTGCCATCGGCGTTGCTGCAACTGAG TTGGTCGGAATAATATTCGCCCTGTGTTTGGCGAACTCGATCAGGAACGACGACCGAAGAGGCTACAGGGTGTAA